The Accipiter gentilis chromosome 7, bAccGen1.1, whole genome shotgun sequence genome includes a region encoding these proteins:
- the DHX38 gene encoding pre-mRNA-splicing factor ATP-dependent RNA helicase PRP16 translates to MAAASEESLHRLAGTSPEAEAGGLVLRRRSAAAEQHVFKAPAPRASLLGLDVLAAQKRREREEEAAGGKRSRVSSYKDWEEGRDEAGSPEEDEEEEAESGRRSRSARKDRHYRSVHVETPSYTGGVSEEFWERSRQRERERREHGVFASSKEEKERKKEHSRDRDHDRKRDREERDRSRHSSRSERDGSLERSSRRSEPESPRHRPKDAATPSRSSWEEDDSGYSSARRSQWESPSPMPSYRDSERSHRASSLRDMDRRDRDRSVRSKYSDKTPLPTPSYKYNEWADDRRHLGSTPRLSRGRGRRADGEECIAFETEEERQQWEDDQRQADRDWYMMDEGYDEFHNPLAYSSEEYVKKREQHLHKQRQKRISAQRRQINEDNERWETNRMLTSGVVHRIEVDEDFEEDNSAKVHLLVHNLVPPFLDGRIVFTKQPEPVIPVKDATSDLAIIARKGSQLVRKHREQKERKRAQHKHWELAGTKLGDIMGIKKEEEKDEMVTEDGKVDYRAEQKFAEHMKEKSEASSEFAKKKSILEQRQYLPIFAVQQELLSILRDNSIVIVVGETGSGKTTQLTQYLHEDGYTDYGMIGCTQPRRVAAMSVAKRVSEEMGVRLGEEVGYAIRFEDCTSENTVIKYMTDGILLRESLREADLDNYSAIIMDEAHERSLNTDVLFGLLREVVARRSDLKLVVTSATMDADKFASFFGNVPIFHIPGRTFPVDILFSKTPQEDYVEAAVKQALQVHLSGAPGDILVFMPGQEDIEVTSEQIVEHLEELEKAPALAVLPIYSQLPSDLQAKIFQKAPDGVRKCIVATNIAETSLTVDGIMFVIDSGYCKLKVFNPRIGMDALQIYPISQANANQRAGRAGRTGPGHCFRLYTQSAYKNELLTTTVPEIQRTNLANVVLLLKSLGVQDLLQFHFMDPPPEDNMLNSMYQLWILGALDNTGGLTSTGRLMVEFPLDPALSKMLIVSCDMGCSSEILLIVSMLSVPAIFYRPKGREEESDQVREKFAVPESDHLTYLNVYLQWKNNSYSTLWCNQHFIHAKAMRKVREVRAQLKDIMVQQRMSLASCGTDWDVVRKCICAAYFHQAAKLKGIGEYVNIRTGMPCHLHPTSSLFGMGYTPDYIVYHELVMTTKEYMQCVTAVDGEWLAELGPMFYSIKHAGKSRQENRRRAKEEVSAMEEEMALAEEQLRARREEQERHNPLGSARSTKIYTPGRKEQGEPLTPRRTPARFGL, encoded by the exons ATGGCCGCGGCGAGCGAGGAGTCGCTGCACCGGCTGGCGGGGACGAGCCCGGAGGCCGAGGCCGGCGGGCTGGTCCTGCGGAGGCGGAGCGCCGCCGCCGAGCAGCACGTCTTCAAGGCGCCGGCGCCGCGGGCCTCCTTACTGGGCCTGGACGTGTTGGCGGCCCAGAAGCGGCGGGAGCGCGAGGAGGAGGCGGCCGGCGGGAAGCGGTCCCGGGTGTCCTCCTACAAGGACTGGGAAGAGGGCCGTGACGAGGCGGGCAGCCccgaggaggacgaggaggaggaggcggagagCGGCCGGCGCAGCAGGAGCGCCCGCAAGGACAG GCATTACCGCTCTGTCCATGTGGAAACACCTTCCTACACAGGGGGTGTCAGTGAGGAGTTTTGGGAACGCAGCCGGCAGCGGGAAAGGGAGCGTCGGGAACATGGTGTCTTTGCTTCCtccaaggaggagaaggaacgAAAGAAGGAACACAGTCGGGATCGGGACCACGATCGTAAACGGGACCGCG AGGAGCGGGACAGAAGTCGTCACAGCAGCAGATCGGAGAGAGATGGCTCATTGGAGCGGAGCAGCAGGAGGAGTGAACCAGAGAGCCCCAGACATCGGCCCAAAG ATGCAGCCACACCATCTCGCTCCAGCTGGGAGGAAGATGATAGTGGCTACAGTAGTGCCCGCCGCTCACAGTGGGAATCTCCTTCACCCATGCCTTCCTATCGAGACTCAGAGCGCAGCCACCGGGCATCGTCACTGCGGGACATGGACCGGAGAGACCGGGACAG GTCTGTAAGGAGCAAGTACTCGGATAAGACACCATTGCCCACCCCATCATACAAATATAACGAGTGGGCTGACGACCGGAGACATCTGGGGTCCACGCCGCGGCTGTCCAGAGGGAGAG GGCGGCGTGCAGATGGGGAGGAGTGCATTGCCTTTGAGACGGAGGAGGAGCGGCAGCAGTGGGAGGACGACCAGCGG CAAGCTGACCGGGACTGGTACATGATGGATGAGGGCTACGATGAGTTTCACAACCCCTTGGCCTACTCCTCTGAGGAGTATGTGAAGAAGCGGGAGCAGCACTTGCACAAGCAGAGGCAGAAGCGCATCTCGGCACAGCGGCGGCAGATCAATGAG GATAACGAGCGCTGGGAGACGAATCGCATGCTGACCAGTGGTGTGGTTCATCGGATTGAAGTGGACGAAGATTTTGAGGAGGATAACTCCGCTAAAGTGCATCTGTTGGTGCACAACCTGGTGCCCCCTTTCCTAGATGGAAGGATTGTCTTCACCAAGCAG CCGGAGCCAGTCATCCCTGTCAAGGACGCCACCTCAGATTTGGCCATCATAGCCCGAAAAGGCAGCCAATTGGTGCGCAAGCACAGGGAGCAAAAGGAGCGTAAGAGG GCTCAGCATAAGCACTGGGAGCTTGCAGGCACAAAACTGGGAGACATTATGGGGAtcaagaaagaggaggagaaggacgaGATGGTGACAGAAGATGGCAAAGTGGATTACAG GGCTGAGCAGAAGTTTGCTgaacacatgaaagaaaaaagtgaagccAGCAGTGAGTTCGCCAAGAAGAAATCAATCCTGGAGCAGAGACAATATCTGCCCATCTTTGCCGTGCAACAGGAGCTGCTCTCCATCCTCAG agacAACAGCATTGTGATTGTGGTGGGGGAGACAGGGAGTGGGAAGACGACTCAGCTGACGCAGTACCTCCATGAGGATGGCTACACAGACTATGGCATGATTGGCTGCACCCAGCCCCGCAGAGTGGCGGCCATGTCAGTTGCCAAGCGGGTCAGTGAAGAGATGGGGGTGCGTCTGGGAGAGGAG GTGGGCTATGCCATCCGCTTTGAGGACTGCACGTCCGAGAACACAGTGATCAAATACATGACAGATGGGATCCTTCTTCGTGAGTCACTGCGAGAGGCTGACCTGGACAACTACAGTGCTATCATCATGGATGAGGCACATGAGCGCTCACTCAATACTGACGTGCTCTTTGGCTTGCTTCGGGAG GTGGTGGCCCGACGCTCAGATCTGAAGCTTGTTGTCACCTCGGCCACCATGGATGCAGATAAGTTTGCCTCCTTCTTTGGGAATGTTCCTATTTTCCACATTCCTGGGCGCACTTTCCCTGTTGATATTCTTTTCAGCAAG ACCCCACAAGAGGATTATGTGGAGGCAGCAGTGAAACAAGCCCTGCAGGTCCATTTGTCTGGTGCTCCTGGAGACATCCTTGTCTTCATGCCTGGCCAGGAGGACATAGAG GTGACCTCAGAGCAAATTGTGGAACACCTTGAGGAGCTGGAGAAGGCGCCTGCTCTTGCTGTACTGCCTATCTATTCTCAGCTACCATCAGACTTGCAGGCCAAGATCTTCCAGAAG GCTCCGGATGGGGTCAGGAAGTGCATTGTTGCCACTAACATTGCAGAGACCTCGCTGACAGTGGACGGCATCATGTTTGTGATTGACTCGGGCTACTGCAAGTTGAAG GTTTTCAATCCCCGTATAGGCATGGATGCGCTGCAGATCTATCCCATCAGTCAAGCCAATGCCAATCAGAGGGCAGGCCGAGCTGGCCGAACAGGCCCAGGCCACTGCTTCAG GCTCTACACCCAGAGTGCCTACAAGAATGAGCTGCTGACAACCACAGTGCCCGAGATCCAGCGCACCAACCTTGCCAATGTAGTGCTTTTGCTCAAGTCCCTGGGTGTGCAGGACCTGCTGCAGTTCCACTTCATGGATCCACCGCCCGAGGACAACATGCTGAACTCCATGTACCAGCTGTGGATTCTGGGAGCCCTGGATAACACAG GTGGTCTGACCTCAACAGGGCGTCTCATGGTGGAGTTCCCACTGGATCCTGCACTCTCCAAAATGCTCATTGTCTCCTGTGACATGGGTTGCAGCTCTGAGATCTTGCTCATTGTCTCCATGTTGTCTGTGCCTGCCATCTTTTATCGGCCTAAG GGCCGAGAGGAGGAGAGTGACCAAGTGCGGGAAAAATTTGCTGTTCCAGAGAGTGATCACTTGACTTATCTGAATGTTTACCTGCAGTGGaagaacaacagctattctaCACTGTGGTGCAACCAGCACTTCATCCATGCCAAGGCCATGCGGAAG GTGCGGGAGGTGCGTGCCCAGCTCAAGgacattatggtgcagcagcggATGAGCCTAGCATCCTGTGGTACTGACTGGGATGTTGTCAGGAAGTGCATCTGTGCTGCGTATTTCCATCAAGCTGCAAAGCTGAAG GGCATTGGGGAGTACGTGAACATCCGCACAGGCATGCCCTGCCACCTGCACCCCACAAGCTCTCTGTTTGGCATGGGCTACACACCAGACTACATTGTGTATCATGAGTTGGTCATGACCACCAAG GAATATATGCAGTGTGTCACTGCTGTGGATGGAGAgtggctggcagagctgggccccATGTTCTACAGTATCAAACATGCTGGCAAGTCACGCCAG GAGAACCGCCGCCGTGCCAAGGAGGAAGTGTCTGCCATGGAGGAAGAGATGGCtttggctgaggagcagctgcgTGCCCGCCGGGAGGAGCAGGAGCGCCATAACCCACTGGGCAGtgcaag ATCTACTAAAATCTACACCCCTGGGCGGAAGGAGCAGGGGGAGCCCCTGACGCCACGACGCACCCCAGCTCGCTTTGGCCTCTAA
- the LOC126041362 gene encoding haptoglobin-like, protein MSMGPAVLLIAGLAWTVLETATATDWSCAKPAEIEHGYVEHLIKYRCDPYYQLRGSGDGTYKCDEDHEWMSPEAGKEVPVCEPVCGKPKNPPRQMQRIIGGLLAGKGSFPWQGRLVTRHNLTVGATLIGDQWLLTTGRNVYLNHSENTKLEEIAPMLQLFLGSQKEPASGIEHVVLHPGYPETVDLALLKLKQKVLLGEEVMPICLPQKDYVHPGQVGYVSGWGRGATFAFPNMLKYVMLPVAEGERCREYYEARNESYWVQPILSNDTFCVGMSELREDTCYGDAGSAFAVQDPDDNTWYVAGILSYDKTCTVSKYSVYVDVQRVLAWIKETVAAG, encoded by the exons ATGAGTATGGG GCCTGCAGTGCTGCTGATTGCTGGCCTGGCCTGGACCGTGCTGGAGACTGCAACCGCCACAG ACTGGAGCTGTGCAAAGCCTGCAGAGATTGAACATGGCTATGTGGAGCACCTGATCAAGTACCGCTGCGACCCGTACTACCAGCTGCGCGGCTCTGGTGATG GCACGTACAAGTGTGACGAGGATCATGAGTGGATGAGTCCTGAAGCTGGCAAGGAGGTACCTGTCTGCGAGCCAG TGTGCGGGAAGCCGAAGAACCCCCCCAGGCAGATGCAGCGTATCATCGGTGGCCTGCTGGCCGGGAAGGGCAGCTTCCCTTGGCAGGGCCGGCTTGTGACCCGCCACAACCTCACCGTGGGGGCCACGCTCATTGGTGACCAGTGGCTGCTGACCACGGGCAGGAACGTCTACCTGAACCACAGCGAGAACACCAAGCTGGAGGAGATCGCCCCTATGCTGCAGCTCTTCCTGGGCAGCCAGAAGGAGCCTGCCTCGGGCATTGAGCATGTGGTGCTGCACCCTGGCTACCCAGAGACTGTCGATCTGGCCCTGCTGAAGCTCAAGCAGAAGGTGCTCCTcggggaggaggtgatgcccaTCTGCCTGCCCCAGAAGGACTACGTGCACCCGGGGCAGGTGGGTTACGTCTCAGGCTGGGGCCGCGGGGCCACCTTTGCCTTTCCCAACATGCTGAAGTACGTGATGCTGCCGGTGGCAGAGGGTGAAAGGTGCAGGGAGTACTACGAGGCGCGGAATGAGTCCTACTGGGTCCAGCCTATCCTTAGCAATGACACCTTCTGTGTGGGCATGAGCGAGCTGCGGGAGGATACGTGCTACGGGGATGCTGGCAGCGCCTTTGCTGTGCAGGATCCTGATGACAACACCTGGTACGTGGCCGGCATCCTCAGCTACGACAAGACCTGCACCGTCTCCAAGTACAGCGTATACGTGGACGTGCAGCGTGTCCTGGCCTGGATCAAGGAGACGGTGGCAGCTGGCTGA